The genomic region AGTTGTTAACACCTGTCCCTGACAGCCGCCCCCATATAAACTGCGTTCGCGGAGACGTGTTTTTTGTGCGCCCCCAAGGGTGCGGCGCGATCTGAACTGACGCAGTCGCCGTGAACTTGATTCGGTGAACACAATGGCTACGACCAGTGACTCGTCGGTCTCCTTCAACCAGACCGACACCCGACACGACGAGATGCACAGTACCATCGAACAGTGGATCGACGATCTTGTCGACCACGTCGACGACGCGCAGGCCAGCGAGGAGTTCCAGGAGTGGCTGGACATCCAGAGTCGGTTCCACGACTATTCCCATCGAAATACGCTCCTCATCACCCTCCAGTGTCCCGAAGCGACGAAGGTCGCCGGCTACAACACCTGGCGGAACGAGTTCGACCGACACGTCCAGGAAGGCGAACAGGGCATCTGGATCTGGGCACCCATTATCACCACGCAGTGCCCGGAGTGCGAGAATTCGCCCAGCTACCACGAGCAAAGCGACTGTGAGTACACCGAAACGTCACCCGACGAATGGTCGAAAGGTCTCGTCGGGTTCAAACCCACTGCTGTCTTCGATGTATCCCAGACCGAGGGTGAGTCGCTCCCCGAGCTGGAGACTGAGGCGACTGGTGACGCCGATGACCTCGTGCCCGCACTCCAGGATGCAGCCGCTGATGTCGGCGTGACAGTTCGTATCGTCGATGCTGCCGACTGGGAGCATGGCGACGCAAAGGGCGTCTGCAAATACCGGAGTACGCGTGATCTCCACCCAGTCGTCGAGGCGAAAGCCCGAGCGAATCACGCTGATCTCGCCGTGACACTCACCCACGAATACGCCCACGCACTCCTCCACGCAGACGTCACCGACGAGGCTGAACGGGCGAAACGCGAGGTTGAGGCCGAGGGAGTCGCATACATCGTCGGGCGGCACTTCGATCTGGATACGAGCGGATCCGCGTTCTACGTGGCCGCGTGGCAGGGCGATGAGCCGGACGTGATTCAAGAGCGCCTCGGTCGGATCAGTTCGACGGCTCAGGAAATCATCGGGAAGGTTGTCGAAGACTGAATCAGCGTTCTCCCAGTAGTACCCAACAGGCCAGATGGAAGCCGCTCTATTTGTTGGGTAAGTTTATCAGCGCCCGCCGAGGGGCGGAGGCGCATTCTCGTCTCCACAGAACCATGTCTGATCGGTATCTCACGGCTGTTTTGGCAGAGGCGGAGCGTGTCGCTAAAAATCACGACCAAGTCGCACGATCTACGGACTCCCCTGCACACGAGTATCTCCGGTATGCTGTTCTCCGACTACTCGAAAGGGAGTCAGAGGCGGTAGCCGAGCGATTCCCGCAGGTTGACGGCGTGACGGTCGGGTATGGGCGGGATGAGTCGATGTTCGACAGCTGGGGTTCCGACGTCGAGTGGTGGGATACGGTCTCACCACGGGAGGAGTGTACGCGATTTCGGCTGTTCTACCCAGACGACCACACAACGGTCCCCCGAGTCATCATCGACGTAATGACCGCCCTCGGTGCGTGGCGGGTCTGGGACGGGGATGCTGCCGCCTGTGGGTCCTACGACCATCGTGAGCGGCGTGAAGTCCATTATCTCTGGCCAGACGGTCATCCTGTCGAAGAGCTTCTGCAAGAGCGTCTTCAGCACGCTGACGGTGCCGTCGCTCCGGACGGTGGACAGACTGGCGATATCCGCGATCGGATGGTCGTTGCCGAGCAGGCGACACAGCAGGATGCTCTCGAGCCACGAACCAGGCGCGCTGTCGACGAACCGATGAACGTCTCGCTGCTCGCGAAAGGCGGCCGGTACGAGGTAGCGTCCGCGTCCGGGAACCGCTACGACGTCGATATCATCGGCAAGTCGTGCACCTGTCCAGACTGGCAACAACGTACTCCCGAGGGCGGTTGCAAGCATATGCGCCGGGTCGATTACGAGATCAAACAGAGACGAGTTCCACGACCAGACGGCCGACTCCCTGCTGAGCTGGACGTTCGTTCTTAACCAACGATTCCGTCGAGCCTGGCTAATGTTGGATGATTCGGACGGAAGAACGTGCCTCGCTCGGACGACGCGTAACTCCTCGAAATCGGCTCGTTATCAGCACTCGATCACTGGTCGATTTCATACTCAGCCGCGATCTCCTGGAACTCGTCCCACTCGGGGAAGCGATCATCGTCGACATCGCCGTGGGTCTCGAGATACTGAAGCAAGACCTCAATTTCGTCTTCAAGTCCGTACTTCGTCGCTCGGTCCCGCAGCGTTTTCTCGTCGACGTCGATGCGGCTGAGCAGGAGAAGACAGTACGACCGGTGGCGAGCGCCGTTGTCGATCAGCAAGGTGTGACAGCAGAGCTCCGCCGGCGAGACGTCCTCTACATCCTCGGAGTAGAAGTAGTAGCGGTGGCCGGTGAGCAGGAACTGGAGGTCGAAGGCTGCGAACCGAGCGAGGCCGGTTTCGTGGAACCCCGCCGCGTCGATCTCCGTCTCGGTCTGGGTGAGGAATTCGTCGTAGTCCTCCCAGAGAATCGTGCCCTTCGGGGCGACGGATTCGAGGCGTTGGCGATGCAGATGGTGTGCGAGTTCACGGGCGAACTCGTGGAGGCGGTCGAAGTCGGCGTTGAAGTCATAGCGGCTGTCGTCCGTCCCGACGAGACCGCGGTCGCGAAGTCGCTTGAGGACGCGGTTGACCGTGTTGCGGTAGTTGTTGCTTTGGTCGGCGATTTCGGAGACGGTCCGCGGCTGGTCGACATAGTACAGCACCTCGAGTGCCTTGCCGGTCAGCAGCTCAGGAAAGTCGATGTGGGAGT from Halanaeroarchaeum sulfurireducens harbors:
- a CDS encoding ArdC-like ssDNA-binding domain-containing protein, which codes for MATTSDSSVSFNQTDTRHDEMHSTIEQWIDDLVDHVDDAQASEEFQEWLDIQSRFHDYSHRNTLLITLQCPEATKVAGYNTWRNEFDRHVQEGEQGIWIWAPIITTQCPECENSPSYHEQSDCEYTETSPDEWSKGLVGFKPTAVFDVSQTEGESLPELETEATGDADDLVPALQDAAADVGVTVRIVDAADWEHGDAKGVCKYRSTRDLHPVVEAKARANHADLAVTLTHEYAHALLHADVTDEAERAKREVEAEGVAYIVGRHFDLDTSGSAFYVAAWQGDEPDVIQERLGRISSTAQEIIGKVVED
- a CDS encoding helix-turn-helix domain-containing protein — protein: MLRRIELEVLATVERGDTISDLAIKLDHSESYLSRAVADLREKGVVYTERDGRRKRVVPSNARAVELYQDLVRQHSHIDFPELLTGKALEVLYYVDQPRTVSEIADQSNNYRNTVNRVLKRLRDRGLVGTDDSRYDFNADFDRLHEFARELAHHLHRQRLESVAPKGTILWEDYDEFLTQTETEIDAAGFHETGLARFAAFDLQFLLTGHRYYFYSEDVEDVSPAELCCHTLLIDNGARHRSYCLLLLSRIDVDEKTLRDRATKYGLEDEIEVLLQYLETHGDVDDDRFPEWDEFQEIAAEYEIDQ